Below is a genomic region from Bacteroidales bacterium.
GCAAATACTGAAAGGGAGTGCCGATTTGAGCAGACGTGCTGTAGTTTACAGTTTTAATGAAATGTCTTTGAGAGAATATATCCGACTTCATTATCATATAGAGCTTCCGGAACTTACTTTAGATCAAATTTTGAATGACCATATAAATCGAGCTGCTGAAATAACGGACAGCGTTAAACCGATCCGTGTATTTAATGAATACCTAAAATTTGGCAGTTATCCTTATTCTAATGAAAACAAGCATACGTATCTGCAACGCCTTCTGAATACAGTTATATTAACCCTGGAGACTGATATGCCTGCCATGGTTATTTCGGTCTGATTGTGCCAGGCGTTTCGGTCAAAATGTGCCAGTCTGAGAGAGGGTACAATAATACAAAAAATAGTTATTGTGTTTCCAAAATTCCTTTACGTAAAGAGTCCCCTTTTAAGTCAATTCGATGGGATGAGTTTAC
It encodes:
- a CDS encoding AAA family ATPase gives rise to the protein MDWNDRLIIIKGARGVGKTTLILQYIKEKFAYNDHALYVSLDDIWFAENRLVNLADEFVKNGGKYLFIDEVHKYPDWSREIKNIYDDHPDLHLILTSSSALQILKGSADLSRRAVVYSFNEMSLREYIRLHYHIELPELTLDQILNDHINRAAEITDSVKPIRVFNEYLKFGSYPYSNENKHTYLQRLLNTVILTLETDMPAMVISV